The proteins below are encoded in one region of Candidatus Saccharimonadales bacterium:
- the rpsO gene encoding 30S ribosomal protein S15, translating to MLENKKKQQIVQELGTHKTDTGSPQVQVGILTERIQSLTEHLKIHKKDRHSRRGLLQMVGKRRRLLDYLKRKDVDSYQKIVKKLGLRR from the coding sequence ATGTTAGAGAATAAGAAGAAACAACAAATTGTCCAAGAGCTGGGCACCCACAAGACCGATACCGGTTCTCCTCAGGTGCAGGTAGGTATTCTTACCGAGCGTATTCAGTCTCTGACCGAACACCTTAAGATTCACAAGAAGGATCGTCACTCCCGCCGCGGCCTGCTACAGATGGTAGGTAAGCGCCGCCGTCTGCTCGACTATCTCAAGCGTAAAGATGTTGATAGCTACCAGAAGATTGTGAAGAAGCTAGGCCTTCGTCGCTAA